The following are from one region of the Nicotiana tomentosiformis chromosome 7, ASM39032v3, whole genome shotgun sequence genome:
- the LOC104120751 gene encoding serine/threonine-protein kinase-like protein CCR1: MTTLFNLSFFHLLPFILFLKSASGFGSMGPISAAFGKNGFFCAIDASGKQDVICWGNKTNSSAAVPNSSNYPTDVPPMAALSGGDGFLCGILANTSQAFCWDSLGSRSDLVPTVFKSNAYSHIAAGKSHVCAIRGPYYSESDWGSVDCWDIIRKSNDNDTFISRESSLFYNQYTNSTAFKKIVSGDGFSCGGVRDGGIFCWGPNSSGLGSSSISENVHVLTAGIDSVCGVLEESNEVKCWGGNNASFGNPPVGVPFVSLAAGVHHFCGIRKDNHGIECWGNYNSSLIPKGSGFLAIASSDFITCGIREGDLVLDCWYTNVSSQVDYDPPLQLCSPGLCTPTSSCGEGKFSFNASLLNEPDLINLCLRKDLKICSPCGVNCSEGFFPSSSCTENADRVCTPCSLCQNSSCSDVCRLQNSAMMKHQHQHQLRQLLLIVGSSALGFLLCLVGLCLLIRMIGSRTKQGGKNQFASCIRKPEKETDANTDPHPPVSVAPCPGEAQVFRLSELKDATNGFKEFNELGRGSYGFVYKAVLADGRQVAVKRANAATIIHTNSREFEMELEILCSVRHSSIVNLLGYCAEMGEQILVYELMPHGTLNDHLHGGLSPLSWNLRLKIAMQAAKGIEYLHKEVSPPIVHRDVKSSNILLDADWGARIADFGLLTPNEKDLNGDVTTDVYNFGIVLLEILSGRKAYDRDCTPPSIIDWALPLIRQGKAAVIIDRYVALPRNVEPLLKLAEIAEQALRENPAERPDMSHLALLLEQLVKDVMIS; encoded by the coding sequence ATGACCACCCTTTTCAATCTTTCATTTTTCCATCTTCTTCCCTTCATATTATTCCTCAAATCTGCATCTGGGTTTGGTTCAATGGGACCTATTTCAGCTGCTTTTGGTAAAAATGGTTTTTTTTGTGCTATTGATGCCAGTGGCAAACAAGATGTCATTTGTTGGGGCAATAAAACTAATTCCTCTGCTGCAGTACCCAACTCCTCTAACTACCCTACTGATGTTCCCCCCATGGCTGCTCTCTCTGGTGGCGATGGTTTTCTTTGTGGCATTTTAGCAAACACTTCACAGGCATTTTGTTGGGACTCTTTAGGTTCAAGGTCTGATCTTGTTCCTACTGTGTTTAAATCCAATGCTTACTCACATATTGCTGCTGGAAAAAGTCATGTGTGTGCTATTAGGGGACCTTATTATTCAGAAAGTGATTGGGGTAGTGTTGATTGTTGGGATATTATTCGAAAATCGAATGATAATGATACTTTTATATCAAGGGAGAGTTCTTTGTTTTATAATCAGTATACTAACTCAACTGCttttaaaaaaatagtttctGGAGATGGGTTTAGTTGTGGGGGTGTTAGGGATGGAGGGATTTTTTGTTGGGGTCCAAATTCAAGTGGCCTTGGAAGTTCAAGCATATCGGAGAATGTTCATGTTTTAACTGCAGGGATTGATTCTGTTTGTGGGGTTTTAGAAGAGTCTAATGAGGTCAAATGTTGGGGTGGTAATAATGCCTCGTTTGGTAATCCTCCGGTTGGGGTGCCATTCGTGTCGTTAGCAGCTGGTGTGCATCACTTTTGTGGGATTCGAAAAGATAATCATGGGATTGAATGTTGGGGAAACTATAATTCATCTTTGATTCCAAAAGGATCAGGCTTTCTTGCTATTGCTTCCTCTGATTTTATCACTTGTGGTATTAGGGAAGGCGATTTAGTTCTTGATTGCTGGTATACGAATGTTTCATCACAAGTAGATTATGATCCGCCGTTGCAGCTGTGTAGTCCGGGCTTGTGTACTCCTACTAGTTCTTGCGGGGAAGGAAAATTTTCTTTTAATGCAAGCCTTCTAAATGAGCCTGATTTGATAAATCTGTGTCTTAGGAAAGATCTAAAGATTTGTTCACCTTGTGGGGTGAATTGTTCCGAAGGATTCTTCCCTTCTAGCTCTTGTACTGAGAATGCAGACAGGGTTTGTACACCTTGTTCTCTTTGCCAAAATAGCTCTTGTTCGGATGTTTGCAGGCTTCAAAACTCAGCAATGATGAAGCATCAACATCAGCATCAATTGCGTCAACTACTGCTCATAGTCGGGTCTTCTGCTTTGGGTTTCTTGTTATGTTTAGTTGGGTTATGTTTGTTAATCCGCATGATAGGCAGCAGAACTAAACAAGGTGGAAAGAACCAATTCGCCTCATGTATTCGCAAGCCCGAGAAGGAAACTGATGCAAATACCGACCCTCATCCTCCTGTGTCAGTGGCACCGTGTCCGGGGGAAGCTCAGGTTTTCCGACTCTCAGAGTTGAAAGATGCCACTAACGGGTTCAAGGAGTTCAACGAACTTGGAAGGGGAAGTTATGGATTTGTTTATAAAGCTGTTCTGGCTGATGGGAGGCAAGTAGCAGTAAAGAGAGCCAATGCTGCTACGATTATACACACCAACAGCCGAGAGTTTGAGATGGAGCTAGAGATCCTCTGCAGTGTTCGCCACAGCAGTATAGTTAATTTGTTAGGTTATTGTGCAGAAATGGGGGAACAGATTCTTGTTTACGAACTCATGCCTCATGGAACGCTTAACGACCACCTCCACGGTGGTCTTTCTCCTCTGAGCTGGAACCTTAGGCTGAAGATTGCAATGCAGGCTGCAAAGGGGATCGAGTACCTTCACAAGGAAGTTTCTCCTCCTATTGTGCACCGTGATGTGAAGAGTTCGAACATTCTCTTGGACGCTGATTGGGGAGCTCGTATTGCAGATTTTGGACTGCTTACACCTAATGAGAAGGATCTTAATGGAGATGTGACGACTGATGTCTATAACTTTGGAATCGTGCTGCTAGAGATTCTTAGTGGAAGAAAAGCTTATGACAGGGATTGCACACCTCCAAGTATTATTGACTGGGCACTGCCTCTGATCAGACAAGGCAAAGCAGCTGTCATCATAGATCGTTATGTTGCTCTTCCAAGAAATGTCGAACCTCTACTTAAACTTGCTGAAATTGCAGAGCAGGCATTACGGGAAAATCCTGCTGAGCGCCCTGATATGTCGCATTTGGCACTTCTGTTAGAGCAGCTAGTGAAGGATGTAATGATATCATAA
- the LOC104120750 gene encoding putative serine/threonine-protein kinase isoform X1: MKFSFPFLKCFSSSSATLEGSQIPYGGQISQHFTVYSYNELKAATHGFRASNKIGEGGFGSVYKGKLQDGIFVAVKVLSVELESMRGEREFVSEIAALSDIKHENLVNLRGCCVDGAKRLLVYDYMENNSLSQTFLGGEQNRSKFTWTLRKEISIGIAKGLSYLHEEVSPHVVHRDIKASNILLDEDFTPKIADFGLARLFSENMSHISTRVAGTLGYLSPEYAVSGHLTRKSDVYSFGVVLLEIASGSPVVAFDITRGEHFLVNKAWEMYNSDQLLELVDPVLDREISSDEAVRFLKVGLLCVQENASLRPKMSMVIKMLSSNGATIVDEMKITQPGIVADLMDVKIGRKHSSQSFFSKASTSMSPGSPFQTGRRK; this comes from the exons ATGAAGTTTTCTTTTCCATTTCTCAAGTGTTTTAGCTCATCATCAGCTACTTTAGAGGGCAGCCAAATCCCATATG GTGGACAAATTTCCCAGCATTTTACAGTGTACTCTTACAATGAATTGAAAGCTGCAACTCATGGATTTAGAGCTTCAAATAAAATTGGAGAGGGTGGTTTTGGTTCTGTTTACAAG GGTAAGCTTCAAGATGGAATTTTTGTGGCTGTAAAAGTTCTATCAGTTGAATTGGAATCAATGCGAGGTGAAAGGGAATTTGTATCAGAAATAGCTGCATTGTCTGATATTAAACATGAAAACCTTGTCAACCTCAGAGGATGTTGTGTTGATGGAGCAAAGAGACTTTTAGTCTATGATTACATGGAAAATAACAGTCTTTCCCAAACATTCTTAG GTGGGGAGCAAAACAGAAGTAAATTTACATGGACACTAAGGAAAGAAATTTCAATAGGAATAGCAAAAGGACTTTCATATCTACATGAAGAAGTGAGTCCACATGTTGTACATAGGGATATTAAAGCCAGCAACATACTACTTGATGAGGATTTTACACCAAAAATTGCAGATTTTGGTTTGGCTAGGCTATTTTCAGAGAACATGTCACACATTAGTACCCGAGTTGCTGGAACCTT AGGCTATCTTTCTCCAGAATACGCCGTCAGTGGACATTTAACACGCAAATCAGATGTTTATAGCTTTGGAGTTGTGTTACTAGAAATAGCCAGCGGTTCTCCTGTAGTTGCATTTGACATTACTAGAGGAGAGCATTTCCTAGTTAACAAG GCATGGGAAATGTACAATTCTGACCAACTATTAGAGCTAGTGGACCCTGTTTTGGATAGAGAAATTTCGAGCGATGAAGCTGTCCGATTCTTGAAAGTTGGCCTACTCTGCGTGCAAGAGAACGCCAGCCTCCGCCCCAAAATGTCAATGGTCATCAAGATGTTGAGCAGCAATGGCGCGACAATAGTAGATGAAATGAAGATTACTCAGCCTGGGATTGTTGCTGATTTAATGGATGTTAAGATAGGCAGAAAACATTCTTCTCAAAGCTTTTTTTCTAAAGCTTCCACAAGTATGAGCCCAGGAAGCCCATTTCAAACAGGAAGAAGGAAGTAG
- the LOC104120750 gene encoding putative serine/threonine-protein kinase isoform X2 gives MHFTVYSYNELKAATHGFRASNKIGEGGFGSVYKGKLQDGIFVAVKVLSVELESMRGEREFVSEIAALSDIKHENLVNLRGCCVDGAKRLLVYDYMENNSLSQTFLGGEQNRSKFTWTLRKEISIGIAKGLSYLHEEVSPHVVHRDIKASNILLDEDFTPKIADFGLARLFSENMSHISTRVAGTLGYLSPEYAVSGHLTRKSDVYSFGVVLLEIASGSPVVAFDITRGEHFLVNKAWEMYNSDQLLELVDPVLDREISSDEAVRFLKVGLLCVQENASLRPKMSMVIKMLSSNGATIVDEMKITQPGIVADLMDVKIGRKHSSQSFFSKASTSMSPGSPFQTGRRK, from the exons ATG CATTTTACAGTGTACTCTTACAATGAATTGAAAGCTGCAACTCATGGATTTAGAGCTTCAAATAAAATTGGAGAGGGTGGTTTTGGTTCTGTTTACAAG GGTAAGCTTCAAGATGGAATTTTTGTGGCTGTAAAAGTTCTATCAGTTGAATTGGAATCAATGCGAGGTGAAAGGGAATTTGTATCAGAAATAGCTGCATTGTCTGATATTAAACATGAAAACCTTGTCAACCTCAGAGGATGTTGTGTTGATGGAGCAAAGAGACTTTTAGTCTATGATTACATGGAAAATAACAGTCTTTCCCAAACATTCTTAG GTGGGGAGCAAAACAGAAGTAAATTTACATGGACACTAAGGAAAGAAATTTCAATAGGAATAGCAAAAGGACTTTCATATCTACATGAAGAAGTGAGTCCACATGTTGTACATAGGGATATTAAAGCCAGCAACATACTACTTGATGAGGATTTTACACCAAAAATTGCAGATTTTGGTTTGGCTAGGCTATTTTCAGAGAACATGTCACACATTAGTACCCGAGTTGCTGGAACCTT AGGCTATCTTTCTCCAGAATACGCCGTCAGTGGACATTTAACACGCAAATCAGATGTTTATAGCTTTGGAGTTGTGTTACTAGAAATAGCCAGCGGTTCTCCTGTAGTTGCATTTGACATTACTAGAGGAGAGCATTTCCTAGTTAACAAG GCATGGGAAATGTACAATTCTGACCAACTATTAGAGCTAGTGGACCCTGTTTTGGATAGAGAAATTTCGAGCGATGAAGCTGTCCGATTCTTGAAAGTTGGCCTACTCTGCGTGCAAGAGAACGCCAGCCTCCGCCCCAAAATGTCAATGGTCATCAAGATGTTGAGCAGCAATGGCGCGACAATAGTAGATGAAATGAAGATTACTCAGCCTGGGATTGTTGCTGATTTAATGGATGTTAAGATAGGCAGAAAACATTCTTCTCAAAGCTTTTTTTCTAAAGCTTCCACAAGTATGAGCCCAGGAAGCCCATTTCAAACAGGAAGAAGGAAGTAG
- the LOC138896258 gene encoding uncharacterized protein has translation MRHGKNLVTNYYTKMKDLWDELDILAPISSCDCEESRPSVEHLKSQRVLQFLMGLNESYGNVRSNILARRPVDSVNEAYAIVTQEESQRTLGVVDTHRDPLTMLVGKTQGFKPKGTWLICAHCGYKDHLKENFYKIVGYPPDFIRRKLNNLVETHASWVVEHSLVEDSDHMPIMQ, from the coding sequence ATGAGGCATGGAAAAAATTTAGTGACCAACTATTACACAAAAATGAAAGACCTATGGGATGAGTTGGATATTTTGGCTCCAATCTCTTCCTGTGACTGTGAGGAATCAAGGCCATCAGTTGAACACTTGAAATCACAACGTGTGTTGCAGTTCCTTATGGGCTTAAATGAAAGTTATGGGAATGTGAGGAGTAACATACTTGCAAGGAGACCAGTAGATAGTGTTAATGAAGCCTATGCGATTGTGACTCAGGAAGAAAGCCAAAGAACACTTGGTGTGGTAGACACTCACAGGGATCCACTCACTATGTTAGTAGGAAAGACACAAGGATTCAAACCAAAGGGCACATGGTTAATCTGTGCACACTGTGGTTACAAGGATCACTTGAAAGAAAACTTCTATAAAATTGTAGGATACCCTCCAGATTTTATAAGAAGAAAATTGAACAATTTGGTGGAAACACATGCCAGCTGGGTGGTAGAGCACAGTCTAGTGGAAGATTCAGACCATATGCCAATAATGCAATAA